The following DNA comes from Methanosarcina vacuolata Z-761.
GTTTAGAGTTAAATCATGAAAGTCTATCTTGAAAGTTTTGGCTGTTCGGCGAGCCAGGCCTCGGCTGAAATAATGAAGGCAAGCGTCGAAAGACTGGGGTATGAACTGCTGGGCCCTGAGGCTGCCGATCAGGCAGAGGTCTATATCTGCAACTCCTGTACGGTAAAATACACTACGGAACAGAAGATCCTGTATAAAATTCGCAGCATGGGCGAGAAGAACGTGGAAGTTATCGTTTCAGGCTGTATGCCTGAAGTCCAGCTTGAGGACATCCTGCATGCAAATCCCGAAGCCCATATCCTAGGGGTAAATGCGATTTCTCGGCTTGGAGAGCTTCTTTCTTCAATCGAGCAGAGAAAAAAGGAATGTATTCCCGGAGGAGAACATCTGGAGTTCCGGGCTTCCGAACCTGTGGGATTTCTCAATGTTCCGCATGAGCGTTCCAACCCTAATATTCACATCTGCCAGATCTCGCAGGGCTGCAATTTTGCCTGTTCCTACTGCATTGTAAAATATGCAAGAGGCAAGCTGCACTCTTTTTCACCGGATGAGATCGTCGAAGATATCAGGTCAGCTGTTGTCGAGGGTTGCAGGGAAATCTGGCTTACTTCCCAGGACGACAGCCAGTATGGAATGGACACGGGTGTCAGACTTCCGGAACTCCTGCGCATGATCTCAGAAATTCCAGGCGACTTCAAAGTCAGGGTTGGAATGATGAATCCTTTTTCTGTCCTCCCCATCCTCGATGACCTTGTAGATGCTTTTGATTCCGACAAGGTCTTCAAACTTCTTCACCTCCCAATCCAGTCTGCTTCTCATTCGGTCCTGAAGAGAATGAACCGCCTGCACAAAATGGACGTAGTGGACACGATAATTACTAAATTCCGTTCCCGTTTCGAGGATTTATCCCTCTTCACCGACATAATTGTAGGCTTCTGCGATGAAACCGACAACGAGTTCAAGGAAACTGTCGAATGGGTACAGAAATACCGTCCCGAAAAGGTTAATATTTCAAGATATTCTCCTCGCCCGCACACTAAAGCCTTTTCTTTTCGGAACCTTGACTCCAGGATTTTAGTTCAGCGTTCTCATGAATTGCATAAGGTCTGTGAACAAATCAAGATTGGGTCCAAGCAGGCGATGATCGGCTGGAAAGGTCGGGCCTTTGTCTCGAAATATACGGAAATCGGGGATATTCTCACCCGCACGGATGCTTACCGTCCCGTTGTTATACGCGGCTCGAATCTAAAGCCTGGCCAGTATGCAAATGTTGAAATTGTTGCTGCAAAACCTGGATATTTCCTTGGAAAATTGATTGAAGACCGACCGGTTTCTGAAATAGAAGAAATTCAATAGGGAATGCCAGGTAAGGTGTATATTTAATTTTCATCATGGCTGTTTTCAATTTCTTCAAATAACATTTTTTAGAATCTCTACTCAAGGAATTATCTTTCCAAAACCAAAGTTCGAAGTATGCGAGTTTGAAAGCTTCTAGTTTTTCTATAACGACCAAAATTCAAGCTTTAATTGAGTTCAAGATCTAATTGAGTTCAAGATCTATGAATTCAAGATCTATGAGTTCAAGATCTATGAATTCAAGATCTATGAGTTCAAGATCTATGAGTTCAAGCTCCAATTGAGTTCAAGATCTAATAAAGAAACTCATGATGGTTTTATTGTGGTTTGATTTTTTATATCCAGACTTTTTTTAAAACTTGAATATTCTGGACTTTCTCTGAAGCTATTTTCTACAGATATTCTGCTCGGTACAGGATAGATACAACAAGTTCCCGGGCACATAGAAAAGTATAAATACTTTTACTCATATGAGTGAAAATAGGATTCCAAGACTTTTGAGTATAGATGGTCACAAAGGAAACAGGTGGAGTAAAAAGAATGAACATTTGCGTAACAGCCAGTGGTGAGGGGCTCGACTCCGAAGTGGACCCAAGGTTTGGGAGATGTAGCTACTTTGTAATTTATAACCCTGAGACCAGACATGTGGAATCTATATCAAATGCCGCTGCGTTCACTTCTGGCGGTACCGGCATAAAAGCAGCAGAAATTATTGCAAACGCAGAAGTCGATGTCCTCTTAACAGGCACAGTGGGGCCCAATGCTTTTTCGATGTTCTCAGAGCTTGGTATTGATGTTCAAGTCGGAATAAAAGGTACAGTGCAGGAGGCTATCAGGCAGTATAAAGCTGGAGAACTTCAGTCAATCCGCAGTCCCAATACCACTCCTGGTTCTGGCATGAGAAAAGGAAATGGCATGGGAAGGGGAATGAAAGGAGGTGGTATGGGAAGAGAGACAGGTAGAGGCAAGTAATCCTTAGTCTTGATAAAGTTAGTAAAATAAAATTTCTGAGAAAGACACATTCCTCCATGTGTGAAAAACGGTATTATTCTCCTTTGTTTGCGAAAAACGGTATTATTCCCCACAATTTGTTAAAAACGGTATTATTCACCAGAATTTGCAAAAAACGGTATTATTCACCAGAATTTGCAAAAAACGGCATGATTCACCCTAATTTGTGAAAAACGATATTATTACCCATAGTTTGCAAAAAACGGTATTAATCCCCATAATTTGCAAAAAACGGTATTATTCACCAGAATTT
Coding sequences within:
- a CDS encoding NifB/NifX family molybdenum-iron cluster-binding protein, which codes for MNICVTASGEGLDSEVDPRFGRCSYFVIYNPETRHVESISNAAAFTSGGTGIKAAEIIANAEVDVLLTGTVGPNAFSMFSELGIDVQVGIKGTVQEAIRQYKAGELQSIRSPNTTPGSGMRKGNGMGRGMKGGGMGRETGRGK
- a CDS encoding tRNA (N(6)-L-threonylcarbamoyladenosine(37)-C(2))-methylthiotransferase, translating into MKVYLESFGCSASQASAEIMKASVERLGYELLGPEAADQAEVYICNSCTVKYTTEQKILYKIRSMGEKNVEVIVSGCMPEVQLEDILHANPEAHILGVNAISRLGELLSSIEQRKKECIPGGEHLEFRASEPVGFLNVPHERSNPNIHICQISQGCNFACSYCIVKYARGKLHSFSPDEIVEDIRSAVVEGCREIWLTSQDDSQYGMDTGVRLPELLRMISEIPGDFKVRVGMMNPFSVLPILDDLVDAFDSDKVFKLLHLPIQSASHSVLKRMNRLHKMDVVDTIITKFRSRFEDLSLFTDIIVGFCDETDNEFKETVEWVQKYRPEKVNISRYSPRPHTKAFSFRNLDSRILVQRSHELHKVCEQIKIGSKQAMIGWKGRAFVSKYTEIGDILTRTDAYRPVVIRGSNLKPGQYANVEIVAAKPGYFLGKLIEDRPVSEIEEIQ